In Pelecanus crispus isolate bPelCri1 chromosome Z, bPelCri1.pri, whole genome shotgun sequence, the following are encoded in one genomic region:
- the TMEM167A gene encoding protein kish-A, translating to MSAIFNFQSLLTVILLLICTCAYIRSLAPSLLDKNKTGLLGIFWKCARIGERKSPYVAVCCVVMAFSILFVQ from the exons ATG TCTGCCATCTTCAACTTTCAGAGTCTACTGACTGTAATCTTGCTGCTCATATGTACCTGTGCGTATATCAGATCCTTGGCTCCCAGCTTACTGGACAAAAACAAAACTGG ACTGTTGGGAATATTCTGGAAATGCGCCAGgattg GTGAACGGAAGAGCCCCTATGTGGCTGTGTGCTGTGTCGTGATGGCCTTCAGCATTCTGTTTGTACAGTAG